In Deltaproteobacteria bacterium, the DNA window TGCCGAGGAGAAATTCAAGGAAGTAAATGAGGCCTATGCCGTTCTAAGCGATGCTGAGAAGAGGAAACAGTATGATTCCTTCGGTTCGGCCGAGTTCCACAGGAAGTTTTCCCAGGACGACATCTTTCGAGATTTCGACCTGGGAAACATCTTCAGGGATCTCGGTGTCGGCGGAGACGCCTTCGGCCGTATCTTCACCGGAGGAAGGGGTGGGAGAACCGTCCAGTTCGACGACCTCTTTTCCCACATCTTCGGGACACAGGGGGCCGGATTCGGCCCAGCCTATTCCAGGGAATTCACCCAGGCCAGTCCGCCTGGGCAGGATGTGGAACTTACCCTTCGACTCACGCCCAAGGAGCTCATCATGGGGGCGGAGAAGATCGTTTCCCTTTCAACAGGGGGCGTTCCTGAACGGGTCTCTGTTCGAATCCCCAAGGCAATGAGCCCTGGCAAAAGGATCCGTGTGGCGGGTAAGGGAGCGCCTGGCCCCGGCGGGCGGGGGGATCTCTACCTCATCCTCGACGTAAAGGAAGAAGGCGGGGTCCACATTACGGGTTCTGACGCCGAAATAGAGCATGCCATCCGTTTTTCAGATGCATGTCTTGGCGTAGAGACCGAGGTAGAGACCCTCGAGGGGGGAAAGGTGAGCCTCAAGATCCCGCCTGGCACGGGATCGGGCAGACGGCTTCGCCTGAGAGGAAAGGGCCTTCCGCTTCCCTCAGGTGGGCGGGGGGATCTCTACATTCGAGTAGTGATTGCAGTCCCGAAGCGGCTCACCGCAAGGCAGGAGGAGCTCATTCGGCAGTGCCGCGAGGCGGGGCTGTGACAGCGTGCGCCTCCAGGTAGCGTTTCACCGCGGCTGCATCCGCATCCAGGATTTCGCACCTCCTGGGGCGCTTTTCCAGGTCTTTTAGTGCAGCCGGCCTTTCGGGTTCCTTTCCGATGGCCTTTTTGACCGCTTCAGGGAACTTGGCCGGATGGGCTGTCGCAAGGCATACGAGATGACCTGGGGGGAGCTCAGGGGCAAGGCGTCTTCCGGCCGCCACCCCCACGGCCGTGTGTGGGTCCATCACATATCCCGTTTCCTGGTAAAGATCCCGAATGGCGGCCACAGTAGCTGCCTGGTCAATGGTCGCTGAGGAGAAATCCTCGCGGATCCGGGTCCGTTCCTCCTGGTCGAAAACGATCTCCCCGCGTTTTTCAAAACCATCCATGGCCGTTCGGACCCGTTCGGGATCCCCGTTATAAAGATAGTAGAGGTACCGTTCGAAATTGCTCGCCACCTGGATGTCCATGGACGGGCTCATGGTCGGGACGACAGTCCCCTTCACGTAGCGGCCTTCGAGAACGAAACGGGTCAAGATGTTGTTTTCGTTGGTGGCAAGTATCAGCCTTCCTATTCTGGGGCGGATGAGACGCCGGGCCACGTAGCCTGCGAATATGTCTCCGAAGTTGCCGGTTGGCACGGAAAAATGCACCGTCTCGGCGCCCTGCTCGCGGCCGAGCTTGAGTGCTGCGTATACATAATAGACCACTTGGGCAAGGACCCGCGCCCAGTTGATGGAATTGATGGCCCCAAGGCGGAATCGCGCCTTGAAGTCCAGATCCCGGAAGATGGATTTCACTATGGCCTGGCAATCGTCGAAGGTCCCGCGTATGGCGATATTGAAGACGTTTCGGTCGGTCACCGTGGTCATCTGGAGGGCCTGGACCTCGCTTACCCTCCCGTGCGGATGGAGGATGAAGATATGGATGTTATCCTTGCCCTTGACCCCGTATATGGCCGCGCTCCCCGTGTCCCCAGAGGTCGCCCCGAGGATGTTCATGGTGGTCTTTCTCTGGGAGAGCAGGCAGGAAAAAAGGTTTCCGAGAAACTGGAGGGCGATGTCCTTGAAGGCAAAGGTGGGGCCGTGAAAGAGCTCGAGGATGGAAAATCCGTTCATACCCACTAAGGGCGTGACATCGGGCGTGTCGAAGGCGGAGTAGGCGTTTTCCACCAGCTCCTTGAGTTTTTCGCTGGGTATGTCATCCAGGAAGAGACCCATGATCTCTCGGGCGAGTTCGGGGTAGGAGAGGGTTTCCCATCGCGAGATGGTCTTGGCGTCAGGCCTCGGGTAGTGCACAGGAAGGAGGAGTCCGCCGTCCTGGGCAAGGCCCATCATGACGGCCTCGGTGAAGGGAATGGGGTCGATAAGCCCCCGCGTACTCAGATATCGCATGGTTTTTCGCGGTTTCGGGCAGGTCGAATGGCTCAGGGTGCCATGGGTTCGAGGACGATCCGGTGCTTAAGAAGGTCGATGGTCGCGATCCTGGCCTTGACGACCTTGGGGGACTCGAGGAATCCCTGGATCTTTACGCCTTCGTCACATGGTTCGACAAGGATGGCATCCTTGAGGATCGGCTCCTCCACCCCGCCCTTTCTCAGATATATTGTGGATTGACACATGGTATTGAGGTCCTTTTCTGATTGACGTAGAGTATCTGTTAAAGAAGATAATTTATTCCGTTTTTTCCATCAATCGCCCCCTTATGCGAGGGGCGCCGAAGGGAGGATCTGAAACATGGCGGAGATCACGGATATCAGCGCAATCGAGATACTCGATTCACGGGGATTTCCCACGGTCAGGACCGTTGTGGAGCTGGATGATGGGAGCATTGGGGCGGCCTCCGTTCCTTCCGGGGCCTCGACGGGTGAAAACGAGGCCGTCGAACTCAGGGACGGTGACGCGAGACGTTACTCAGGCAAGGGGGTCTTGAAGGCCGTCATGAACGTGGAGGA includes these proteins:
- a CDS encoding J domain-containing protein encodes the protein MTDHKDYYKILGVSKTATPDEIKKAFRKLALKYHPDRNKGDKAAEEKFKEVNEAYAVLSDAEKRKQYDSFGSAEFHRKFSQDDIFRDFDLGNIFRDLGVGGDAFGRIFTGGRGGRTVQFDDLFSHIFGTQGAGFGPAYSREFTQASPPGQDVELTLRLTPKELIMGAEKIVSLSTGGVPERVSVRIPKAMSPGKRIRVAGKGAPGPGGRGDLYLILDVKEEGGVHITGSDAEIEHAIRFSDACLGVETEVETLEGGKVSLKIPPGTGSGRRLRLRGKGLPLPSGGRGDLYIRVVIAVPKRLTARQEELIRQCREAGL
- the thrC gene encoding threonine synthase — encoded protein: MRYLSTRGLIDPIPFTEAVMMGLAQDGGLLLPVHYPRPDAKTISRWETLSYPELAREIMGLFLDDIPSEKLKELVENAYSAFDTPDVTPLVGMNGFSILELFHGPTFAFKDIALQFLGNLFSCLLSQRKTTMNILGATSGDTGSAAIYGVKGKDNIHIFILHPHGRVSEVQALQMTTVTDRNVFNIAIRGTFDDCQAIVKSIFRDLDFKARFRLGAINSINWARVLAQVVYYVYAALKLGREQGAETVHFSVPTGNFGDIFAGYVARRLIRPRIGRLILATNENNILTRFVLEGRYVKGTVVPTMSPSMDIQVASNFERYLYYLYNGDPERVRTAMDGFEKRGEIVFDQEERTRIREDFSSATIDQAATVAAIRDLYQETGYVMDPHTAVGVAAGRRLAPELPPGHLVCLATAHPAKFPEAVKKAIGKEPERPAALKDLEKRPRRCEILDADAAAVKRYLEAHAVTAPPRGTAE
- a CDS encoding CooT family nickel-binding protein; the protein is MCQSTIYLRKGGVEEPILKDAILVEPCDEGVKIQGFLESPKVVKARIATIDLLKHRIVLEPMAP